A window of Cellulomonas fimi contains these coding sequences:
- a CDS encoding helix-turn-helix domain-containing protein → MASRFLTLADVTEILNISAPQAYALVRSGELPAIQIGGRGVWRVEATELEGYIQRMYEQTRARNAAEAAADTAG, encoded by the coding sequence ATGGCCTCGAGGTTCCTCACGCTCGCCGACGTCACGGAGATCCTCAACATCTCCGCCCCGCAGGCCTACGCGCTGGTGCGGTCCGGCGAGCTGCCCGCGATCCAGATCGGTGGGCGGGGCGTCTGGCGTGTCGAGGCGACCGAGCTCGAGGGCTACATCCAGCGCATGTACGAGCAGACCCGCGCGCGCAACGCCGCCGAGGCGGCGGCCGACACCGCCGGCTGA
- a CDS encoding Rv3235 family protein has protein sequence MSAVLMDGTAAERVFARAEPDPAAARARATTRPRTARPQPGGRGTPAGTAGLDADAPAREAGPRARLVRAAETLAAARAAGPHHVAPPTLALRLDVLRAQDRTPVLDAADEDRGAVPDHDPGVLAGRIALAAVEALGGRRPLAQLARWLTPGVLQAVQVRAALTLRVRGTSSRAPQVRRVRACAVDEHTLEAAVVVEDGPVVRAVALRLETHRGAWRATVLEIG, from the coding sequence GTGAGCGCGGTGCTGATGGACGGCACCGCCGCCGAGCGTGTGTTCGCACGCGCCGAGCCGGACCCGGCGGCGGCGCGGGCGCGCGCCACGACCCGACCCCGCACGGCGCGCCCACAGCCCGGCGGCCGCGGCACCCCCGCGGGCACGGCGGGGCTCGACGCCGACGCACCGGCGCGGGAGGCGGGGCCGCGGGCACGGCTCGTGCGTGCGGCCGAGACCCTCGCGGCCGCCCGTGCCGCAGGGCCGCACCACGTCGCACCCCCGACGCTCGCGCTCCGGCTCGACGTGCTGCGGGCCCAGGACCGCACGCCCGTCCTCGACGCGGCCGACGAGGACCGCGGGGCGGTCCCGGACCACGATCCGGGCGTGCTCGCGGGCCGCATCGCGCTCGCCGCGGTCGAGGCGCTCGGAGGGCGTCGTCCGCTCGCACAGCTCGCGCGGTGGCTGACCCCGGGCGTGCTCCAGGCGGTGCAGGTCCGCGCCGCGCTGACGCTGCGGGTCCGCGGGACGTCGAGCCGGGCGCCGCAGGTGCGCCGCGTGCGCGCGTGCGCGGTCGACGAGCACACGCTCGAGGCGGCCGTCGTGGTCGAGGACGGGCCCGTCGTGCGGGCCGTTGCCCTGCGGCTGGAGACGCATCGGGGCGCCTGGCGCGCGACCGTGCTGGAGATCGGCTGA
- a CDS encoding DUF6912 family protein — MRVYVPATLDEIPGPLTARPAHAVTRELRAALPDEDDETVEFVAQLTAADDALELLAAHPGAPRLRLVVSVDVPDAAVAPVADDGASPSAVRLVADVEVADVACVHVDEPEARADVVAALAGDADARERLEERDLLWYDASELGEIPR; from the coding sequence GTGCGCGTCTACGTCCCCGCGACCCTCGACGAGATCCCCGGCCCGCTGACGGCGAGGCCGGCCCACGCCGTGACCCGCGAGCTGCGGGCCGCGCTGCCCGACGAGGACGACGAGACGGTCGAGTTCGTCGCGCAGCTCACCGCGGCCGACGACGCGCTCGAGCTCCTCGCCGCGCACCCGGGCGCCCCGCGCCTGCGGCTCGTCGTGTCGGTCGACGTCCCCGACGCCGCGGTCGCGCCCGTCGCCGACGACGGCGCGTCGCCGAGCGCCGTCCGGCTCGTCGCGGACGTCGAGGTCGCCGACGTCGCGTGCGTCCACGTCGACGAGCCCGAGGCGCGTGCGGACGTCGTGGCGGCCCTCGCCGGAGACGCCGATGCCCGTGAGCGGCTCGAGGAGCGCGACCTGCTCTGGTACGACGCGTCCGAGCTCGGCGAGATCCCGCGCTGA
- a CDS encoding AAA family ATPase has translation MSVGVLCAVRGTAESIIVQAVEGTGGRLSVTRRCADLTELLAAAEAGLGRIAVVSVDLDLLDRESVDVLHRAGVTVVGVGDPSRPWLADRMRAYGVDVLTDAPADEAGADELVLGALAALERPASTGPRPEGPAPEQPVVAPREVDGAVVAVWGPTGAPGRTTVAVNLAAELAAASGTTLLVDADTYGGSVAQVVGLLDEAPGLAAAARAAAQGTLDLHHLARLAPVLAPDLRVLSGVSRADRWPELPASSLDAVWSVARGLARWTVVDCGFCLESDEVLTFDTRAPQRNGATISALEAADVVVVVGAADPVGIQRLVRGLGELTDLGLGTTRVVVVNRVRASVAGPRPGEAVAGALARYAGVTDAHLVPDDRPALDAALLDARTLREAVPGSPARRALAGVAARVDAIVRSAVDVAALAAR, from the coding sequence GTGTCGGTCGGTGTGCTGTGCGCGGTCCGGGGGACCGCGGAGTCGATCATCGTCCAGGCCGTCGAGGGGACCGGCGGGCGCCTCAGCGTGACGCGCCGGTGCGCCGACCTGACCGAGCTGCTCGCGGCGGCGGAGGCCGGTCTGGGCCGGATCGCCGTCGTGTCGGTCGACCTCGACCTGCTCGACCGGGAGTCGGTCGACGTGCTGCACCGCGCGGGCGTGACGGTCGTGGGTGTCGGCGACCCGTCGAGGCCGTGGCTCGCGGACCGCATGCGCGCGTACGGCGTGGACGTGCTCACCGACGCCCCGGCCGACGAGGCCGGTGCGGACGAGCTCGTCCTCGGGGCGCTGGCCGCGCTCGAGCGCCCCGCGTCGACCGGTCCCCGACCGGAGGGGCCCGCGCCCGAGCAGCCGGTCGTCGCACCGCGGGAGGTCGACGGTGCCGTGGTCGCGGTCTGGGGACCGACGGGCGCGCCGGGTCGCACCACGGTGGCCGTCAACCTCGCGGCCGAGCTCGCCGCGGCCAGCGGCACGACGCTGCTGGTGGACGCGGACACCTACGGCGGCAGCGTCGCGCAGGTCGTCGGGCTGCTCGACGAGGCTCCGGGTCTCGCGGCGGCCGCGCGCGCCGCGGCGCAGGGCACGCTGGACCTGCACCACCTCGCGCGGCTGGCTCCCGTCCTCGCGCCCGACCTGCGCGTCCTGTCGGGCGTCTCGCGCGCGGACCGCTGGCCCGAGCTGCCGGCGTCGTCGCTCGACGCTGTCTGGTCGGTCGCGCGTGGCCTCGCCCGGTGGACGGTCGTGGACTGCGGGTTCTGCCTCGAGTCCGACGAGGTGCTGACGTTCGACACGCGCGCCCCGCAGCGCAACGGCGCGACGATCAGCGCGCTCGAGGCCGCCGACGTCGTCGTGGTCGTGGGGGCCGCCGACCCCGTCGGGATCCAGCGCCTGGTGCGCGGGCTCGGTGAGCTCACGGACCTCGGGCTCGGCACGACGCGCGTCGTCGTCGTCAACCGCGTCCGTGCGTCGGTCGCGGGGCCGCGACCGGGGGAGGCCGTGGCCGGCGCGCTCGCGCGGTACGCGGGCGTGACGGACGCCCACCTCGTGCCGGACGACCGTCCCGCGCTCGACGCGGCGCTGCTGGACGCCCGGACGCTGCGCGAGGCCGTGCCCGGTTCACCCGCGCGGCGGGCGCTGGCGGGGGTGGCCGCCCGCGTCGACGCGATCGTCCGGTCGGCCGTCGACGTCGCGGCGCTCGCCGCGCGGTGA
- a CDS encoding winged helix-turn-helix domain-containing protein, with protein sequence MPPAGLPAPTESLSLAQARRVALRAQGLDVPRPARTGPATARHLQQVVDRLGLLQIDSVNVLARAHLMPTFTRVGPYDPALLDRASGRAPRRLVEAWAHQASYVPPETFRRLGWRQRAYATQAWGTIAQVPLQHAPALAEVRALLAASGPMTASEVQVHFEADHPTSRDEWGWNWSVAKRVLEFLFFTGEVTSAGRNAAFERRYDLTERVLPPDVLARPEPDDATAVRELVEISARAHGVATLGCLADYFRIGQRQAATAAAELVEDGVLVPVRVAGWDARPVYRHRDATLPRTARGAALLSPFDPLVFERRRLEELFGLRYRIEIYVPEPKRVWGYYVLPFLLGDQLPALVDLKADRAARALRVVAAHVSPGTGRLPADTVEALAAELRLVATWLGLDDVVVGAPDGTLRGDLADPLRHATADAA encoded by the coding sequence GTGCCTCCCGCCGGTCTGCCCGCCCCCACCGAGTCGCTCTCGCTCGCGCAGGCGCGCCGCGTCGCGCTGCGCGCCCAGGGTCTCGACGTCCCGCGCCCCGCACGGACCGGTCCCGCGACGGCGCGCCACCTCCAGCAGGTCGTCGACCGGCTCGGCCTCCTGCAGATCGACTCCGTGAACGTGCTGGCGCGCGCGCACCTCATGCCGACGTTCACGCGGGTCGGCCCGTACGACCCGGCGCTGCTCGACCGCGCGTCCGGCCGGGCGCCCCGGCGTCTCGTCGAGGCGTGGGCGCACCAGGCGTCGTACGTCCCGCCCGAGACGTTCCGGCGGCTCGGCTGGCGGCAGCGCGCGTACGCGACGCAGGCGTGGGGGACGATCGCGCAGGTGCCGTTGCAGCACGCGCCCGCGCTCGCCGAGGTCCGCGCGCTGCTCGCAGCGTCCGGGCCGATGACCGCGAGCGAGGTCCAGGTCCACTTCGAGGCCGACCACCCGACGTCGCGTGACGAGTGGGGGTGGAACTGGTCGGTCGCGAAGCGCGTGCTGGAGTTCCTGTTCTTCACCGGCGAGGTGACGTCGGCCGGGCGCAACGCGGCCTTCGAGCGGCGGTACGACCTCACCGAGAGGGTGCTGCCGCCGGACGTGCTCGCCCGGCCCGAGCCCGACGACGCGACCGCGGTCCGCGAGCTCGTCGAGATCTCCGCCCGTGCGCACGGCGTCGCGACCCTCGGCTGCCTCGCCGACTACTTCCGCATCGGGCAGCGCCAGGCCGCGACCGCCGCTGCCGAGCTCGTCGAGGACGGCGTCCTCGTGCCCGTGCGCGTCGCCGGCTGGGACGCGCGGCCGGTCTACCGCCACCGCGACGCGACGCTGCCGCGCACGGCCCGCGGCGCGGCGCTGCTCAGCCCGTTCGACCCGCTGGTGTTCGAGCGACGTCGCCTCGAGGAGCTGTTCGGGCTGCGGTACCGGATCGAGATCTACGTCCCGGAGCCGAAGCGCGTGTGGGGGTACTACGTGCTGCCGTTCCTGCTGGGCGACCAGCTGCCCGCGCTCGTCGACCTCAAGGCGGACCGCGCCGCGCGCGCGTTGCGGGTGGTCGCGGCCCACGTCAGCCCCGGGACCGGGCGGCTCCCGGCGGACACGGTCGAGGCGCTCGCGGCGGAGCTCCGCCTCGTCGCGACGTGGCTCGGGCTCGACGACGTGGTCGTCGGCGCCCCGGACGGCACGCTGCGCGGCGACCTCGCGGACCCGCTGCGGCACGCGACGGCCGACGCGGCGTGA
- a CDS encoding ComF family protein: MSPLTASPSRILPGRAPLDVAAALHAPRSATSPARVTEALGDHARRVAHDLLTLVLPVTCAGCGTVDERWCPPCRAALAGPPWRCEERAGRLDALDGRPLLPVWTLADNTGPVRHAVVAWKDEGRTDLTRALAAALGRAAGTVAPDVPGTRAGPLLVAAVPSTAAARRRRGGWLVDDVAHGAVTGLRSAGVDARRAPVLRRRGGRDQAGLGARARARNLDGQVHVARHARERLAGLDVLLVDDVLTTGASVAASVAAVRAAGGRVVGCVTVASTPSPGPQDRAAPPSA; the protein is encoded by the coding sequence ATGTCCCCGCTCACCGCGTCCCCGTCCCGCATCCTGCCCGGCCGCGCGCCGCTGGACGTGGCCGCCGCCCTGCACGCGCCACGGTCCGCGACGTCCCCGGCCCGCGTCACGGAGGCCCTCGGCGACCACGCCCGCCGCGTCGCCCACGACCTGCTGACGCTGGTGCTGCCCGTGACGTGCGCGGGTTGCGGGACGGTCGACGAGCGGTGGTGCCCGCCCTGCCGTGCGGCGCTCGCGGGTCCGCCGTGGCGGTGCGAGGAGCGGGCGGGCCGGCTCGACGCGCTCGACGGGCGGCCGCTGCTGCCCGTGTGGACCCTCGCGGACAACACCGGCCCGGTGCGGCACGCCGTCGTCGCGTGGAAGGACGAGGGCCGCACGGATCTCACGCGTGCGCTCGCCGCGGCGCTCGGCCGCGCCGCCGGGACCGTCGCCCCCGACGTGCCGGGGACCCGGGCGGGCCCGCTGCTCGTGGCCGCCGTCCCCTCCACCGCCGCCGCGCGGCGACGACGCGGCGGGTGGCTCGTCGACGACGTCGCGCACGGCGCCGTCACCGGGCTGCGGTCGGCGGGGGTCGACGCGCGTCGGGCGCCCGTGCTGCGTCGTCGCGGCGGGCGGGACCAGGCCGGGCTCGGCGCCCGCGCGCGGGCGCGCAACCTCGACGGCCAGGTCCACGTGGCCCGGCACGCGCGGGAACGGCTCGCGGGGCTCGATGTCCTCCTCGTCGACGACGTCCTCACCACCGGCGCGAGCGTCGCCGCGTCGGTCGCCGCGGTGCGCGCCGCGGGCGGCCGCGTGGTCGGCTGCGTCACGGTCGCCTCGACGCCGTCACCGGGGCCGCAGGACCGTGCCGCGCCGCCGAGCGCGTGA
- a CDS encoding DMT family transporter, whose amino-acid sequence MRRSDFALVALAGLLWGTGGLAGVAAGDVGHLESVAVAAYRLLGGGLVLLVGAVLVGAFRGVRAGRALVGHVVATAVLAATYQAAYFAAVERAGVATSTLVALGAAPVIVAVGTAVVTRRAPSRTTVVATVLALTGLVALVGTSGGTGSAPLAGVALALVSATSFAAMTGLGRRAVPDAGPVPTTALAFTLGGILLAVVAPVLGDAVDVPDAATGWWLLAFLAVVPTATAYGAYFSGLRTVPATTASLLALLEPLTATVGAVLLLDERLGVGGIVGAVLLASAVVVLRPRTATGPTSMVGPGHAAGQPAAPTPRVPGARTRRE is encoded by the coding sequence ATGCGCCGGTCGGACTTCGCGCTCGTCGCGCTCGCGGGGCTGCTGTGGGGCACCGGCGGGCTCGCGGGCGTCGCGGCGGGGGACGTCGGCCACCTGGAGTCGGTCGCCGTCGCCGCGTACCGGCTGCTGGGCGGCGGGCTCGTGCTGCTCGTCGGCGCAGTCCTCGTCGGGGCGTTCCGCGGCGTCCGGGCCGGCCGCGCGCTCGTCGGGCACGTCGTCGCGACCGCGGTGCTCGCGGCGACGTACCAGGCCGCGTACTTCGCGGCGGTCGAGCGCGCGGGGGTCGCCACGTCGACGCTCGTCGCCCTCGGCGCCGCCCCCGTGATCGTCGCGGTCGGCACGGCCGTCGTGACCCGCCGCGCGCCGTCACGGACGACGGTCGTCGCGACCGTCCTGGCGCTCACCGGGCTGGTCGCGCTCGTCGGGACGAGCGGCGGCACCGGGAGCGCGCCGCTCGCGGGTGTCGCGCTCGCGCTCGTGTCGGCGACGTCGTTCGCCGCGATGACGGGGCTGGGGCGTCGCGCGGTGCCCGACGCCGGCCCCGTGCCGACGACGGCGCTCGCGTTCACGCTCGGCGGAATCCTCCTCGCGGTCGTCGCACCGGTCCTCGGCGACGCCGTCGACGTGCCCGACGCGGCGACCGGCTGGTGGCTGCTCGCGTTCCTCGCGGTCGTGCCCACGGCCACCGCCTACGGCGCCTACTTCTCCGGCCTGCGCACCGTCCCGGCGACCACGGCGAGCCTCCTGGCCCTGCTCGAGCCGCTGACCGCGACGGTGGGCGCCGTGCTGCTGCTCGACGAGCGGCTGGGTGTCGGCGGGATCGTCGGCGCGGTGCTCCTGGCGAGCGCGGTCGTCGTCCTTCGGCCCCGGACCGCGACAGGGCCGACTAGCATGGTCGGGCCCGGCCACGCGGCCGGTCAGCCAGCCGCTCCGACGCCGCGCGTGCCAGGGGCGAGAACACGTCGGGAGTAG
- the hpf gene encoding ribosome hibernation-promoting factor, HPF/YfiA family: MEIVVAGRHTEVLPKYRAHLEQKLAKVEQLAPRAQRIDVLVSHEANPRQAGSCERVELTVVDKGPVIRAEACADDRYAALDLALGKLLERLRRTRDRRKDHRNHTPLTPVDVRPLEQVPEPAEAPAPVDGAVETTLGDSPVVIREKVHEALPMTVDDALYEMELVGHDFYLFIDAETAQPAVAYRRRGWSYGVIKLDTAVRNDAPASAAVSG, translated from the coding sequence ATGGAGATCGTGGTTGCAGGCCGGCACACCGAGGTGCTCCCGAAGTACCGGGCGCATCTCGAGCAGAAGCTCGCGAAGGTCGAGCAGCTGGCCCCCCGCGCACAGCGGATCGACGTCCTCGTCTCGCACGAGGCCAACCCTCGTCAGGCCGGCAGCTGTGAGCGCGTCGAGCTCACCGTCGTCGACAAGGGTCCCGTCATCCGTGCCGAGGCGTGCGCAGACGACCGTTACGCGGCCCTGGACCTGGCGCTCGGGAAGCTCCTCGAACGCCTCCGCCGCACGCGCGACCGTCGCAAGGACCACCGCAACCACACTCCGCTGACCCCCGTCGACGTCCGCCCCCTCGAGCAGGTCCCCGAGCCCGCCGAGGCACCCGCCCCCGTCGACGGCGCGGTGGAGACGACGCTCGGCGACTCGCCGGTCGTCATCCGCGAGAAGGTCCACGAGGCGCTGCCGATGACCGTCGACGACGCGCTCTACGAGATGGAGCTCGTCGGCCACGACTTCTACCTCTTCATCGACGCCGAGACCGCCCAGCCGGCCGTCGCCTACCGTCGCCGCGGCTGGAGCTACGGCGTCATCAAGCTCGACACCGCCGTCCGCAACGACGCCCCCGCGTCCGCCGCCGTCAGCGGCTGA
- the secA gene encoding preprotein translocase subunit SecA: MPTIVDKVLRLGEGRVLKKLSGIAQQVNALEDSFTSLSDAELREETDRFRARLADGESLDDLLAEAFAAVREAARRTLGQRHFDVQLMGGAALHLGNIAEMKTGEGKTLVATAPAYLNALSGKGVHVVTVNDYLAEYQSELMGRVYRFLGLTTGVILSSQQPAQRREQYAADITYGTNNEFGFDYLRDNMAWSVDELVQRGHNFAIVDEVDSILIDEARTPLIISGPASGDANRWYGEFAKVVRRLQPERDYEVDEKKRTVGVLEPGIARVEDYLGIDNLYESLNTPLIGFLNNAIKAKELFKRDKDYVVMNGEVLIVDEHTGRILPGRRYNEGMHQAIEAKEGVTIKAENQTLATITLQNYFRLYAKLSGMTGTAETEAAEFQGTYKLGVVPIPTNRPMQRIDQKDFVYKSEDGKFDAVVADIVERHAKGQPVLVGTTSVEKSELLSSKLRKQGVPHEVLNAKQHAREAAIVAQAGRKGAVTVATNMAGRGTDIMLGGNAEFMAVADLAARGLDPAENAEEYEAAWPGALEKAKSAVAAEHDEVVELGGLYVLGTERHESRRIDNQLRGRSGRQGDPGESRFYLSMQDDLMRLFNSGLAESMMTRAGFPEDMPLESKMVTRGIQSAQAQVESRNFEIRKNVLKYDDVMSRQREVIYDQRRRVLEGEDLHEQVKHFRNDVLSAYIGGATAEGRPEDWDLEALWTALKAVYPVTITPEEVVEEAGGAQRLTRELVEREILSDAEHAYADREATIGSENMRQLERRVTLSVLDRKWREHLYEMDYLKEGIGLRAMAQRDPLVEYQREGYQLFNAMTDAIKEETVGYLFNLEVQVAPTEDAPVVTADSAAQTAAAAGPAPAVADGPRSVADGPTPGRLVAKGLDGPDRRVPLQYSAPSVDGDAGTTTRRDGGSPAAGRSGDAPAAGTNREARRKAQRQQRKG, from the coding sequence GTGCCCACGATCGTCGACAAGGTCCTCCGGCTCGGTGAGGGCCGCGTCCTCAAGAAGCTGTCCGGCATCGCCCAGCAGGTCAACGCCCTGGAGGACAGCTTCACGTCGCTGTCCGACGCGGAGCTCCGCGAGGAGACCGACCGCTTCCGCGCCCGTCTCGCCGACGGCGAGTCGCTCGACGACCTCCTCGCCGAGGCGTTCGCAGCGGTGCGCGAGGCCGCCCGTCGCACGCTGGGGCAGCGCCACTTCGACGTCCAGCTCATGGGCGGCGCGGCGCTGCACCTCGGCAACATCGCCGAGATGAAGACCGGTGAGGGCAAGACGCTCGTCGCGACCGCGCCCGCGTACCTCAACGCGCTGTCCGGCAAGGGCGTGCACGTCGTCACCGTCAACGACTACCTCGCCGAGTACCAGTCCGAGCTCATGGGGCGCGTCTACCGGTTCCTCGGCCTGACGACCGGCGTCATCCTGTCGTCGCAGCAGCCCGCGCAGCGTCGCGAGCAGTACGCCGCCGACATCACCTACGGCACGAACAACGAGTTCGGCTTCGACTACCTGCGCGACAACATGGCGTGGAGCGTCGACGAGCTCGTGCAGCGCGGCCACAACTTCGCGATCGTCGACGAGGTCGACTCGATCCTCATCGACGAGGCCCGCACGCCGCTCATCATCTCCGGCCCCGCGTCGGGCGACGCGAACCGCTGGTACGGCGAGTTCGCCAAGGTCGTGCGTCGCCTGCAGCCCGAGCGTGACTACGAGGTCGACGAGAAGAAGCGCACCGTCGGCGTCCTCGAGCCCGGCATCGCACGCGTCGAGGACTACCTCGGCATCGACAACCTCTACGAGTCGCTCAACACCCCGCTCATCGGCTTCCTCAACAACGCCATCAAGGCGAAGGAGCTGTTCAAGCGCGACAAGGACTACGTCGTGATGAACGGCGAGGTCCTCATCGTCGACGAGCACACGGGCCGCATCCTCCCGGGCCGCCGCTACAACGAGGGCATGCACCAGGCCATCGAGGCCAAGGAGGGCGTGACGATCAAGGCGGAGAACCAGACGCTCGCCACGATCACGCTGCAGAACTACTTCCGCCTGTACGCCAAGCTCTCGGGCATGACCGGTACGGCCGAGACCGAGGCCGCCGAGTTCCAGGGCACGTACAAGCTCGGCGTCGTGCCGATCCCGACGAACCGTCCGATGCAGCGCATCGACCAGAAGGACTTCGTCTACAAGAGCGAGGACGGCAAGTTCGACGCCGTCGTCGCGGACATCGTCGAGCGGCACGCGAAGGGCCAGCCGGTCCTCGTCGGCACGACGAGCGTCGAGAAGAGCGAGCTGCTGTCGTCCAAGCTGCGCAAGCAGGGCGTCCCGCACGAGGTCCTCAACGCCAAGCAGCACGCGCGCGAGGCCGCGATCGTCGCGCAGGCGGGCCGCAAGGGCGCCGTGACGGTCGCGACCAACATGGCCGGCCGAGGCACCGACATCATGCTCGGCGGCAACGCGGAGTTCATGGCCGTCGCCGACCTCGCCGCGCGCGGGCTCGACCCCGCAGAGAACGCGGAGGAGTACGAGGCCGCGTGGCCGGGCGCGCTCGAGAAGGCGAAGAGCGCGGTCGCGGCGGAGCACGACGAGGTCGTCGAGCTCGGCGGCCTGTACGTGCTCGGCACCGAGCGCCACGAGTCGCGCCGCATCGACAACCAGCTGCGCGGACGTTCCGGCCGGCAGGGCGACCCGGGGGAGTCCCGGTTCTACCTGTCGATGCAGGACGACCTCATGCGCCTGTTCAACTCGGGCCTCGCCGAGTCGATGATGACGCGCGCCGGCTTCCCCGAGGACATGCCGCTCGAGTCGAAGATGGTCACGCGCGGCATCCAGTCCGCGCAGGCCCAGGTCGAGTCGCGCAACTTCGAGATCCGCAAGAACGTCCTCAAGTACGACGACGTCATGTCCCGCCAGCGCGAGGTCATCTACGACCAGCGTCGCCGCGTGCTCGAGGGCGAGGACCTGCACGAGCAGGTCAAGCACTTCCGCAACGACGTGCTGTCGGCGTACATCGGCGGTGCGACCGCCGAGGGGCGCCCGGAGGACTGGGACCTCGAGGCGCTGTGGACCGCGCTCAAGGCGGTCTACCCGGTCACGATCACGCCCGAGGAGGTCGTCGAGGAGGCCGGCGGTGCCCAGCGCCTCACGCGGGAGCTCGTCGAGCGCGAGATCCTCTCGGACGCGGAGCACGCGTACGCCGACCGGGAGGCCACGATCGGGTCGGAGAACATGCGCCAGCTCGAGCGGCGCGTCACGCTCTCCGTCCTCGACCGCAAGTGGCGCGAGCACCTCTACGAGATGGACTACCTCAAGGAGGGCATCGGTCTGCGGGCGATGGCGCAGCGCGACCCGCTGGTCGAGTACCAGCGCGAGGGCTACCAGCTCTTCAACGCGATGACCGACGCCATCAAGGAGGAGACCGTCGGGTACCTCTTCAACCTCGAGGTGCAGGTCGCTCCCACCGAGGACGCGCCCGTCGTCACGGCGGACTCCGCCGCGCAGACCGCAGCCGCCGCCGGACCCGCGCCTGCGGTTGCTGACGGCCCGCGGAGCGTGGCCGACGGTCCGACCCCCGGCCGGCTCGTCGCGAAGGGCCTCGACGGCCCCGACCGTCGGGTCCCGCTGCAGTACTCGGCCCCGTCCGTCGACGGCGACGCCGGCACGACGACGCGCCGGGACGGAGGCTCGCCCGCCGCGGGCCGGTCCGGCGACGCGCCCGCCGCGGGGACGAACCGCGAGGCGCGCCGCAAGGCGCAGCGCCAGCAGCGCAAGGGCTGA
- a CDS encoding LysM peptidoglycan-binding domain-containing protein — protein sequence MALLGLAVASVVAGATATLLALRTTELAHAGTWRVDAAVELGVTAVGALVAAWLAASAGVALVCSTARLAGATWRTGEHLVQRWAPAAVRRVLVLAIGAGVGLAGATGATAAAPVAPDGPVAVRSAPSDLGWAPTTPAATGTSVASPTAVAGPVTAPRTTTAAGTASAPGTTTAAGTASAPGTATAAPATTPGAAARAGTTVAPGTDVTVPSGPTAPDAAATTSGAARGPGEAAPVGPTPAAGAPASAGAQPSPGTAAPGAGSASTTAGTASPGPSAAPSTGATSATWSSSPARTAPAADLAASPSPGGTGASGTSPGSTTTAHGPGTAPAATDARAGTVTVQPGDTLWSIAERHLPAGADDATIARTWPRWYAANMAVVGDDPDVLVPGQVLVVPTDGTVAP from the coding sequence GTGGCGCTCCTCGGGCTCGCCGTGGCGAGCGTCGTGGCCGGCGCGACGGCGACCCTGCTCGCGCTCCGCACCACCGAGCTCGCCCACGCGGGGACGTGGCGCGTCGACGCCGCCGTCGAGCTGGGGGTCACCGCGGTCGGCGCCCTGGTCGCCGCGTGGCTCGCCGCGTCGGCGGGCGTCGCGCTCGTGTGCTCGACCGCCAGGCTCGCCGGCGCCACCTGGCGGACCGGCGAGCATCTCGTGCAGCGCTGGGCACCCGCCGCGGTCCGCCGCGTGCTCGTCCTCGCGATCGGCGCGGGTGTCGGCCTGGCGGGCGCCACGGGTGCGACGGCTGCCGCACCGGTCGCCCCCGACGGGCCGGTCGCGGTGCGCAGCGCGCCGTCGGACCTCGGCTGGGCGCCCACGACTCCCGCGGCCACGGGGACGTCGGTCGCCTCGCCGACTGCCGTGGCCGGTCCGGTCACCGCCCCCCGGACGACCACCGCGGCCGGGACCGCCAGCGCACCTGGGACGACCACCGCGGCTGGGACCGCCAGCGCACCTGGGACCGCCACCGCCGCCCCGGCCACGACGCCTGGGGCGGCCGCACGAGCGGGGACCACCGTCGCTCCGGGAACGGACGTCACGGTCCCCTCCGGACCGACCGCCCCCGACGCCGCCGCGACCACGTCGGGAGCAGCCCGCGGACCGGGCGAGGCAGCGCCCGTCGGCCCGACCCCCGCGGCGGGCGCGCCCGCCTCGGCGGGTGCCCAGCCGTCGCCCGGCACGGCCGCACCTGGCGCAGGATCCGCCAGCACGACCGCGGGAACGGCGTCGCCCGGCCCGTCGGCGGCCCCGTCGACGGGCGCCACGTCCGCGACGTGGTCGTCCTCGCCCGCGCGCACCGCCCCGGCTGCCGACCTGGCCGCGTCACCCTCCCCCGGCGGAACGGGGGCCAGCGGCACCTCGCCGGGGTCCACGACGACGGCGCACGGCCCCGGGACGGCTCCGGCTGCGACGGACGCCAGGGCCGGCACGGTGACCGTGCAGCCCGGCGACACCCTGTGGAGCATCGCCGAGCGCCACCTGCCCGCGGGCGCGGACGACGCGACGATCGCCCGGACGTGGCCGCGCTGGTACGCGGCCAACATGGCGGTGGTCGGCGACGACCCCGACGTGCTCGTCCCCGGCCAGGTGCTCGTCGTCCCGACCGACGGGACGGTGGCCCCGTGA